A portion of the Oncorhynchus gorbuscha isolate QuinsamMale2020 ecotype Even-year linkage group LG07, OgorEven_v1.0, whole genome shotgun sequence genome contains these proteins:
- the LOC124040356 gene encoding F-box only protein 9-like isoform X2, translating into MAESVINSLGIVEDQDGENGSTDDANLHVELNVFRAQWMSELKPNSASNGGNRGLSSRAADLKRKQELAREEKARELFLKAVEEEENGAVYEAIKYYRRAMQIVPDIEFKINYSRTPDPDGGNENDMDGEIEDLLAYFHQQLTLQDNSLKICVPEVDMAQMHISALPPEVLMYIFRWVVSRDLDLRALEQLSLVCRGFYICARDPEIWRSACLRAWGRSCTKLVPFNSWREMFLERPRVRFDGVYISKTAYIRQGEESLDGFYRAWHQVEYYRYLRFFPDGQVMMLTTPEDPLVTVPRLRSRNTRVESIMCGHYRLSQDTDNQTKVFVVVSKRKEEVAEYQRISRFCRRNPAAPETEHSFHVGLQLSSGGRQSFNKLNWIHHSCHITYRSTGETVVTAFDLDQMYASFYFARVKSYTAFSERPL; encoded by the exons GCTGAAAGCGTTATCAACTCTCTTGGCATTGTAGAAGATCAAGATGGAGAGAATGGAAGTACTGATGATGCAAACCTCCAC GTGGAGCTCAATGTGTTCAGGGCCCAGTGGATGTCTGAACTGAAGCCCAACTCTGCGTCCAATGGGGGGAACCGAGGACTGTCGTCGAGAGCTGCAGACTTGAAAAGAAAACAGGAACTGGCCCGGGAGGAAAAA GCCAGAGAGTTGTTCCTTAAAGCTGTTGAGGAAGAAGAGAATGGAGCTGTTTATGAAG CAATTAAGTACTATCGCAGGGCAATGCAGATTGTGCCTGACATTGAGTTCAAAATCAACTACAGTCGTACCCCTGATCCAGATGGCGG CAATGAGAATGACATGGATGGTGAAATAGAGGATCTATTGGCCTACTTCCATCAGCAGCTCACTCTGCAAGACAACTCTCTGAAGATATGTGTTCCTGAGGTGGATATGGCTCAGATGCACATCTCAG CCCTGCCCCCAGAGGTCTTGATGTACATCTTCCGTTGGGTTGTGTCCCGTGATCTGGACCTGCGTGCCCTGGAGCAGCTCTCCTTAGTCTGTAGAGGCTTCTACATTTGTGCTAG GGACCCAGAGATTTGGCGTTCGGCCTGTCTGAGAGCGTGGGGCCGGAGCTGTACCAAACTGGTGCCCTTCAACTCCTGGAGGGAGATGTTTCTTGAGAGGCCACGTGTGCGCTTTGATG GTGTTTACATCAGCAAGACGGCATACATCCGTCAGGGAGAGGAGTCCCTTGATGGATTCTATAGGGCTTGGCACCAAGTGGAGTACTACAG ATATCTGCGTTTCTTCCCTGATGGCCAAGTCATGATGCTGACCACACCTGAGGACCCACTGGTCACTGTTCCCCGTCTACGTAGCAGGAACACCAG GGTGGAGTCCATTATGTGTGGTCATTATCGTCTGTCGCAGGACACAGACAATCAAACCAAAGTCTTTGTTGTTGTCTCCAAGAGAAAAGAAGAG GTGGCAGAGTACCAGAGAATCTCTCGGTTCTGCCGGCGGAACCCAGCGGCGCCCGAGACAGAACACAGCTTTCATGTGGGACTGCAGTTGTCCTCCGGGGGGCGCCAGAGCTTCAACAAGCTGAATTGGATCCACCATTCCTGCCACATCACCTACAG ATCCACCGGCGAGACAGTTGTCACTGCCTTCGACTTGGACCAGATGTACGCATCCTTTTACTTTGCACGCGTGAAGAGCTACACAGCATTTTCTGAACGCCCATTGTAG
- the LOC124040356 gene encoding F-box only protein 9-like isoform X1, whose product MAESVINSLGIVEDQDGENGSTDDANLHVELNVFRAQWMSELKPNSASNGGNRGLSSRAADLKRKQELAREEKARELFLKAVEEEENGAVYEAIKYYRRAMQIVPDIEFKINYSRTPDPDGGNENDMDGEIEDLLAYFHQQLTLQDNSLKICVPEVDMAQMHISALPPEVLMYIFRWVVSRDLDLRALEQLSLVCRGFYICARDPEIWRSACLRAWGRSCTKLVPFNSWREMFLERPRVRFDGVYISKTAYIRQGEESLDGFYRAWHQVEYYRYLRFFPDGQVMMLTTPEDPLVTVPRLRSRNTRVESIMCGHYRLSQDTDNQTKVFVVVSKRKEEKVAEYQRISRFCRRNPAAPETEHSFHVGLQLSSGGRQSFNKLNWIHHSCHITYRSTGETVVTAFDLDQMYASFYFARVKSYTAFSERPL is encoded by the exons GCTGAAAGCGTTATCAACTCTCTTGGCATTGTAGAAGATCAAGATGGAGAGAATGGAAGTACTGATGATGCAAACCTCCAC GTGGAGCTCAATGTGTTCAGGGCCCAGTGGATGTCTGAACTGAAGCCCAACTCTGCGTCCAATGGGGGGAACCGAGGACTGTCGTCGAGAGCTGCAGACTTGAAAAGAAAACAGGAACTGGCCCGGGAGGAAAAA GCCAGAGAGTTGTTCCTTAAAGCTGTTGAGGAAGAAGAGAATGGAGCTGTTTATGAAG CAATTAAGTACTATCGCAGGGCAATGCAGATTGTGCCTGACATTGAGTTCAAAATCAACTACAGTCGTACCCCTGATCCAGATGGCGG CAATGAGAATGACATGGATGGTGAAATAGAGGATCTATTGGCCTACTTCCATCAGCAGCTCACTCTGCAAGACAACTCTCTGAAGATATGTGTTCCTGAGGTGGATATGGCTCAGATGCACATCTCAG CCCTGCCCCCAGAGGTCTTGATGTACATCTTCCGTTGGGTTGTGTCCCGTGATCTGGACCTGCGTGCCCTGGAGCAGCTCTCCTTAGTCTGTAGAGGCTTCTACATTTGTGCTAG GGACCCAGAGATTTGGCGTTCGGCCTGTCTGAGAGCGTGGGGCCGGAGCTGTACCAAACTGGTGCCCTTCAACTCCTGGAGGGAGATGTTTCTTGAGAGGCCACGTGTGCGCTTTGATG GTGTTTACATCAGCAAGACGGCATACATCCGTCAGGGAGAGGAGTCCCTTGATGGATTCTATAGGGCTTGGCACCAAGTGGAGTACTACAG ATATCTGCGTTTCTTCCCTGATGGCCAAGTCATGATGCTGACCACACCTGAGGACCCACTGGTCACTGTTCCCCGTCTACGTAGCAGGAACACCAG GGTGGAGTCCATTATGTGTGGTCATTATCGTCTGTCGCAGGACACAGACAATCAAACCAAAGTCTTTGTTGTTGTCTCCAAGAGAAAAGAAGAG AAGGTGGCAGAGTACCAGAGAATCTCTCGGTTCTGCCGGCGGAACCCAGCGGCGCCCGAGACAGAACACAGCTTTCATGTGGGACTGCAGTTGTCCTCCGGGGGGCGCCAGAGCTTCAACAAGCTGAATTGGATCCACCATTCCTGCCACATCACCTACAG ATCCACCGGCGAGACAGTTGTCACTGCCTTCGACTTGGACCAGATGTACGCATCCTTTTACTTTGCACGCGTGAAGAGCTACACAGCATTTTCTGAACGCCCATTGTAG